A window of Methanolobus sediminis contains these coding sequences:
- the tatC gene encoding twin-arginine translocase subunit TatC produces MNSFMEDISVVIVSLRKKLALLFSVFFILFMISFQFAGLIISTIKDDLLPEGAKLVYVSPLEIMMLKMKIALFVGAFCLLPFLLFLAVKALMKRKFVKIKIRKGPVAIVSFFALLSFLAGASYAYFIMLPLFINYLYLNAAASGVTATYSIFSFISFSVQATLIFGLVFETPLILTLLTRYDIVQYETLVKYRKHIYVIFLIIGAIITPPDVISQMMVGVPLVIFFELSLLIVRIMGTGKRKK; encoded by the coding sequence TTGAATTCATTTATGGAAGATATCAGTGTAGTCATAGTTTCACTCAGAAAGAAACTGGCACTGCTGTTCTCAGTTTTCTTTATTCTTTTCATGATATCTTTCCAGTTTGCAGGCTTAATTATAAGCACCATTAAGGATGACCTCCTGCCGGAAGGGGCGAAGCTTGTCTATGTGTCTCCTCTGGAAATAATGATGCTTAAGATGAAAATAGCGTTATTTGTAGGAGCATTTTGTCTGCTTCCATTTTTATTATTCTTGGCGGTCAAGGCTCTTATGAAAAGAAAATTTGTAAAAATAAAAATAAGGAAAGGCCCTGTTGCAATTGTTTCATTCTTTGCTCTTTTATCATTCCTTGCAGGTGCGTCGTATGCATATTTTATTATGCTGCCACTCTTTATTAATTATCTTTACCTGAACGCTGCTGCTTCAGGTGTGACAGCCACTTATTCAATATTCAGTTTCATATCATTTTCAGTTCAGGCTACTCTGATATTCGGTCTTGTCTTTGAAACACCACTCATATTGACATTGCTGACACGTTACGATATAGTACAGTACGAGACTCTGGTCAAATATCGTAAGCATATTTATGTTATCTTCCTGATAATAGGTGCAATTATCACGCCTCCGGATGTCATCAGTCAGATGATGGTAGGTGTACCACTTGTGATTTTCTTTGAACTGAGTCTTCTGATAGTAAGGATAATGGGCACAGGAAAAAGAAAAAAATAA
- the tatC gene encoding twin-arginine translocase subunit TatC, with protein MDDEQNKNQKQNTDPINSATIGVSGDYSEHVRFHLKELRNRLAIIIGAMILCVLVAYPFTEYILTHAWNMFLGEQVGMNIYTPFEWMFARVKIALLIAVAFTFPFTFYELFRFASRGLYPNERKFIKSVVPISFLFFIAGAAIALVFILPLMFNYIILSSDTVAENQISVKQTVSVAVTLLAGTGLVFQIPVLMFFATRMQIIRRQTLKKMRLVVYASLLTLSLFITPDPTFIAQLVCAVLLVVLFEIGLLVSK; from the coding sequence ATGGATGACGAACAAAACAAAAACCAAAAACAAAACACTGATCCCATAAATTCAGCAACAATAGGCGTGTCTGGAGATTATAGTGAGCACGTCAGGTTCCATCTGAAGGAGTTGCGCAACCGATTAGCCATCATAATTGGTGCAATGATCCTTTGTGTGCTTGTTGCTTATCCTTTCACGGAATACATCCTGACCCATGCATGGAATATGTTCCTGGGTGAGCAGGTTGGTATGAATATTTACACTCCATTTGAATGGATGTTTGCCAGGGTAAAAATTGCATTACTGATAGCAGTAGCATTTACTTTCCCATTTACATTCTATGAGCTTTTCAGGTTTGCATCGAGAGGACTATATCCAAACGAGAGGAAATTCATAAAAAGTGTAGTGCCTATATCATTCCTGTTTTTCATTGCCGGAGCTGCAATTGCACTGGTATTCATTCTGCCACTTATGTTTAATTACATAATTTTGTCTTCAGACACTGTTGCTGAGAACCAGATATCTGTTAAGCAAACGGTATCCGTTGCTGTTACACTGCTGGCAGGTACGGGACTTGTATTCCAGATACCTGTTCTGATGTTCTTTGCAACCAGAATGCAGATTATCAGGCGTCAGACACTCAAGAAAATGAGACTTGTAGTATATGCATCACTTCTGACACTTTCATTATTTATTACACCAGACCCTACCTTCATTGCCCAGCTTGTCTGCGCAGTCCTTCTGGTAGTGTTATTTGAGATAGGATTACTTGTTTCAAAGTAA
- a CDS encoding twin-arginine translocase TatA/TatE family subunit, with product MIGSLEIVVILVAALLIFGPDKIPELARAAGQAWGDFHKAQLSAELGLSDLDINPAKVANEPEPDEMDNKIRHIAESAGIDVQGKSTEELLSLMEEAAKAK from the coding sequence ATGATAGGTTCGCTCGAGATAGTTGTAATATTGGTCGCTGCGTTGCTTATCTTTGGTCCGGACAAGATACCAGAACTTGCGCGGGCTGCAGGACAGGCATGGGGTGACTTCCATAAAGCACAACTATCAGCTGAACTAGGACTATCTGATCTTGATATTAACCCGGCAAAGGTCGCTAATGAACCTGAACCAGATGAAATGGATAACAAGATCAGGCATATAGCAGAATCAGCAGGAATAGATGTGCAGGGAAAAAGCACAGAAGAACTTCTTTCCCTTATGGAAGAAGCCGCAAAGGCCAAGTGA
- a CDS encoding Sec-independent protein translocase subunit TatA/TatB — MIGGLGPTELILIFAVIFLLFGAAKLPELARSMGTSMGEFKKAQKESEQSVKEFERSLKEQVNTTPAEETKTADVKQVAANLGIDTTGKSDDELLAEINTMLKK, encoded by the coding sequence ATGATAGGCGGATTAGGTCCTACAGAACTTATACTGATCTTTGCAGTGATCTTTTTGCTCTTTGGCGCTGCTAAATTGCCAGAACTTGCACGTTCCATGGGAACATCCATGGGCGAGTTCAAGAAAGCACAGAAAGAGTCAGAGCAGTCAGTAAAAGAATTTGAACGTTCCCTTAAGGAACAGGTTAACACAACACCAGCAGAAGAAACAAAGACTGCTGATGTCAAACAGGTAGCAGCAAACCTCGGTATTGACACAACCGGCAAGAGTGATGATGAACTCCTCGCTGAGATCAATACCATGCTGAAAAAGTGA
- a CDS encoding DUF2115 family protein, with protein MGRIICKAAREYLCTNGGFHINTCELLLLLKKEAANISSEYLARMNEKEAGDIQSPHGSLQYNIQCLARYNRKKYSELKERDCSEISKEIDIGKLEDFTFRINKYMDGYAPGQRDLKEYTRIISTYLTFIAKEPLHPPGMYVNENQTIFENNGAYYCPAKTKHILEEMSLCKYCVCRATD; from the coding sequence ATGGGCAGAATTATTTGTAAAGCTGCCAGAGAGTACCTATGTACTAATGGGGGATTTCATATCAATACATGTGAACTATTGCTTTTATTAAAGAAAGAAGCTGCCAATATCTCTTCAGAGTATTTAGCAAGGATGAATGAAAAAGAAGCAGGCGATATCCAAAGTCCCCATGGAAGTCTTCAGTACAATATCCAATGTCTTGCAAGATACAATCGCAAGAAATATTCTGAGCTAAAAGAAAGAGATTGTTCAGAAATATCTAAGGAAATAGACATTGGAAAACTTGAGGATTTTACCTTCAGGATCAACAAATACATGGACGGGTATGCTCCCGGTCAAAGAGATTTGAAGGAATATACCCGTATTATTTCCACATATCTGACTTTTATAGCGAAAGAACCGCTCCACCCGCCGGGAATGTACGTAAATGAAAATCAGACGATTTTTGAAAATAATGGTGCTTACTACTGTCCTGCAAAGACTAAGCATATATTAGAAGAAATGTCCCTGTGCAAATACTGTGTTTGCAGGGCAACTGATTAA
- a CDS encoding right-handed parallel beta-helix repeat-containing protein, protein MKTRSMLILVALIVTMGTAVAPAATYTVDDDPGADFTSIQDAIDDGAVNNGDTILVYPGTYTEHVSVNKQLNITSTGGAAVTHVITDVYDQNVFYVTADYVTINGFNVSGATGSQKAGIYLSSGSDDNNVTNNIASGNNVGIFLYTSDNNNVVGNMLSNNDGNGIWLRYGSNHNNLVDNMGQNNGNGLQLWDSCSYNNLINNMMLNNNNNGIILTYSSSYNNVIDNTVSNAGSGEGIRVADSSSNNYLINNTVSSSSTGIHIYANSAVYNTYNNTLNYNTVSNTGSQGIYLSSTNNNTLNYNTVSNAGSQGIMLSSTNDNMLNYNTVSNTVSQGIYMYQVNNNMLDHNTVSGASLDGINMGYSSNNTLTYNTVSSNKDGIIMAQSNYNTLTYNTVLDNDHHGIDMQLSSNNVFDNNELSGNLYSIYLQYSGTDNNSLSNNVITNTNEGMRFASSDNNMIVGNTVENCSLYGISMMSSSAYNTLTGNTVMNATKGLYLGGSSDNLIYDNYFDNPTNVYLDNTNTNVWNVTMTAGPNIVGGPNIGGNYWSNYGGVDGDSDGFGDTEYDSFIHNIGSTESGKDYLPLVIAPSGIITVDDSGGKDFFTIQEAIDAASAGNTILVYPGTYTENVNVNKQLNIESTDGATVTNVISNGGLYTFYVTADGVTITGFNVSSATKTGIRISSSNNTLISNSVLSNVDYGIDLSYSNNNTLINNMVSDNGNTGVHLYYSNGNTLTDNTISNNSNYGIYLSYSDKNEMSNNIINDNCANHVALNYGIRIDYSDDNTLTGNIVSNNENYGIYLRYSDNIALIGNTIENHSSGYGISMSHSNGDTLNNNVVSGNTYSIDVSEDSNNNSLSNNEATNSELGIGLSSSHNNMIVGNTIENINQKGLSLYSSDINTVTGNKVLNAAIGIGLSDAYNNLIYNNYFNSTDNVDFAAASSNIWNITNTTGPNIVGGAYLGGNYWSDYLGVDSNGDGFGDSQFDLDGSNIDHLPLVIATGLDITAPVITVETLNDNAIYATSTIPLNVLANELIDTWWYSLNGSANVTFVPNIVLPPLPDGSHNIIVYANDTSGNVGASALISFSIDTVPPANTTDLVVAGNTSSSITLSWNSSSDTDHMELWRNSVYIAAVVGDTYTDTGLSSGTEYDYTLRPVDAAGNVGNWVSIIVSTEVAVTASSSSRRGSSHTGDLVIRPPEEPEEDTVPEEEDLVFSPEDDELMSTGPVEIPETGDVDITEEPESGSGTIIGFGILLLIGVLLAIYIAYKKKNQ, encoded by the coding sequence ATGAAAACAAGATCAATGTTAATTCTGGTTGCTTTAATAGTGACCATGGGGACAGCTGTTGCACCTGCAGCTACATACACAGTGGACGATGATCCCGGTGCAGATTTTACTTCGATACAGGATGCAATAGATGACGGAGCCGTAAATAACGGAGACACAATCCTTGTTTATCCGGGAACGTATACTGAGCATGTCAGCGTGAATAAACAACTGAACATCACGTCAACAGGCGGCGCTGCAGTCACTCATGTCATTACCGATGTCTACGATCAAAATGTCTTCTATGTAACTGCAGATTATGTAACCATAAACGGGTTCAATGTTAGTGGTGCAACGGGTTCTCAGAAGGCAGGCATCTATCTGAGTTCTGGTTCTGACGACAATAACGTGACCAACAATATAGCATCGGGAAATAACGTTGGTATCTTTCTGTATACTAGCGACAACAACAACGTGGTCGGTAATATGCTGTCAAACAATGATGGCAACGGTATCTGGCTGCGGTATGGTTCCAATCACAATAACCTAGTCGATAATATGGGTCAGAACAACGGTAATGGTCTTCAGCTCTGGGATTCCTGTAGTTATAATAACTTAATCAATAACATGATGTTGAATAATAACAACAACGGTATCATTCTGACTTATTCCAGCAGTTATAACAACGTGATTGACAACACAGTGTCAAACGCCGGTAGTGGTGAGGGCATCCGCGTGGCTGATTCCAGCAGCAATAACTACCTGATCAATAACACGGTGTCAAGTAGTTCAACAGGCATTCACATCTATGCTAACAGCGCTGTTTATAATACTTATAACAATACGTTGAATTATAACACAGTGTCGAATACAGGTTCCCAAGGCATTTACCTATCTAGTACCAATAACAATACGCTAAATTATAACACAGTGTCAAACGCTGGTTCCCAGGGTATTATGCTGTCTAGTACCAATGACAACATGCTGAATTATAATACGGTGTCGAATACAGTTTCTCAAGGCATTTACATGTATCAGGTCAATAACAATATGCTTGATCATAATACGGTGTCGGGCGCAAGCCTCGACGGTATTAATATGGGCTATTCGAGTAACAATACGCTGACCTATAATACAGTGTCAAGCAATAAAGACGGTATTATCATGGCTCAGTCGAATTACAATACGCTGACCTATAATACAGTGTTGGACAATGACCACCACGGTATTGACATGCAGCTGTCCAGCAACAATGTCTTTGATAACAATGAATTGTCAGGAAACCTTTATTCTATATATCTTCAGTACTCTGGCACTGACAATAACTCATTGAGTAATAATGTGATTACAAATACCAATGAAGGTATGCGTTTTGCTTCTTCCGACAACAATATGATTGTAGGAAATACTGTAGAGAACTGTTCACTTTACGGAATAAGTATGATGTCTTCCAGTGCTTACAATACTTTGACAGGTAACACAGTAATGAACGCTACTAAGGGTCTCTATCTGGGTGGTTCCTCTGACAACCTGATCTATGACAATTACTTTGACAACCCAACCAACGTTTACCTTGATAATACCAATACTAATGTCTGGAATGTCACAATGACTGCAGGACCTAATATTGTGGGTGGACCTAACATTGGAGGTAACTACTGGTCAAATTATGGTGGTGTAGATGGTGATAGTGATGGATTTGGTGATACTGAATACGATTCTTTCATTCACAATATAGGCAGCACAGAATCTGGCAAAGATTATCTGCCGCTGGTTATAGCACCTAGTGGTATAATAACAGTGGATGACAGCGGAGGCAAGGATTTCTTTACAATACAGGAAGCTATCGATGCAGCCAGTGCTGGTAATACGATTCTTGTGTATCCGGGAACGTATACCGAGAACGTGAATGTGAATAAGCAACTGAACATTGAATCAACAGATGGTGCTACAGTTACTAATGTCATATCTAATGGCGGTTTGTATACTTTCTATGTTACTGCTGACGGTGTGACCATTACTGGATTCAATGTGAGTAGTGCTACAAAGACGGGTATACGTATTTCTTCTAGCAACAATACATTGATCTCTAATTCAGTGTTGAGCAATGTGGACTACGGTATAGATCTATCTTATTCCAACAACAATACATTGATCAACAATATGGTCTCCGACAATGGTAATACGGGTGTCCACCTGTATTACAGTAATGGCAATACTTTGACCGACAACACGATATCAAACAACTCTAACTATGGTATCTACTTGTCTTATTCCGACAAAAATGAAATGAGTAATAATATCATAAATGATAATTGCGCAAATCATGTTGCTCTAAATTACGGAATCCGTATTGATTATTCCGACGACAATACTTTGACGGGCAACATAGTGTCGAATAACGAAAACTACGGCATCTACCTGCGTTATTCCGACAATATTGCTCTGATCGGAAACACGATTGAGAATCACAGCAGCGGCTATGGTATCTCCATGAGTCATTCCAATGGCGATACACTGAACAATAATGTGGTATCAGGCAATACCTATTCTATAGACGTGTCCGAAGATAGTAACAATAATTCATTGAGTAATAATGAAGCTACTAACTCTGAACTTGGTATAGGTCTCTCTTCTTCCCACAACAATATGATTGTAGGAAATACTATAGAGAATATCAATCAGAAAGGACTAAGTCTGTATTCTAGTGATATAAACACCGTGACAGGTAACAAGGTGTTGAATGCTGCTATAGGTATAGGTCTGTCTGATGCCTACAACAATCTGATCTATAACAATTACTTCAACAGCACCGACAACGTTGATTTTGCAGCTGCCAGTAGCAATATCTGGAACATCACAAATACCACAGGACCTAACATTGTGGGTGGTGCATATCTTGGAGGTAATTACTGGTCAGATTATCTAGGTGTGGACAGCAATGGTGATGGATTTGGTGATTCACAGTTCGATCTTGACGGATCTAACATCGATCATCTGCCACTGGTTATAGCTACTGGACTTGATATCACGGCTCCAGTCATTACAGTGGAAACGCTTAATGACAATGCGATTTATGCCACAAGCACAATTCCGCTCAATGTTCTCGCTAACGAGCTAATTGATACATGGTGGTATAGTCTCAATGGTAGTGCCAATGTCACTTTCGTACCAAACATAGTATTGCCACCACTGCCTGATGGAAGTCATAATATCATAGTCTATGCAAATGATACTTCAGGTAATGTCGGTGCATCAGCCCTGATATCTTTCAGTATTGATACAGTACCTCCTGCAAATACTACTGATCTTGTGGTTGCAGGAAATACAAGTAGTTCCATTACTCTTTCATGGAACAGTTCATCTGACACTGATCACATGGAACTGTGGAGGAACAGTGTTTACATCGCTGCTGTAGTTGGCGACACATACACAGATACAGGACTATCTTCTGGAACAGAATATGATTACACTCTGCGTCCGGTTGATGCTGCCGGTAATGTCGGTAACTGGGTGAGTATCATTGTATCTACTGAAGTTGCTGTTACTGCCAGTAGTTCTTCCAGAAGAGGTAGTAGTCATACTGGTGATCTGGTAATAAGACCACCAGAAGAGCCTGAAGAAGACACTGTTCCTGAAGAGGAGGATTTAGTGTTTTCTCCCGAGGACGATGAGCTCATGAGCACTGGACCTGTAGAAATTCCTGAAACAGGAGATGTTGATATAACAGAAGAACCTGAAAGCGGATCAGGAACTATTATAGGATTTGGCATACTGCTGCTTATTGGTGTATTGCTGGCTATATACATCGCCTACAAAAAGAAGAATCAATAA
- the hypE gene encoding hydrogenase expression/formation protein HypE yields MMRKAWISGSQPSHPWQTNAEKTVRTDNMSQQNRISMEHGAGGQFMQELIGGIILKNISRRSAGTVGLDDLDDGSTISIPEGMGDDYELVMTTDSHVVDPLFFPGGDIGRIAVCGTVNDLTVMGAKPLALTCAIIVPEGFELSSFEEIIKSMNLAAEEAEVAIITGDTKTIQGNKLDSMIINTTGVGVAPKVVRDNGLSPDDVIIVTGNLGDHGIALLSHREGFDFETKLVSDVAPVSGLLKAPLELRTEDGQPVICAMKDPTRGGLASCINEMAQKSDVGIILEESDIPIDMVVSTACEMLGLNPLEIANEGKAVIGVRPEYAEQVLELLKSHKYGLNARIVGKAVSEHKGKVLLRTSIGSLRQLGMPVGDPIPRVC; encoded by the coding sequence ATGATGCGCAAAGCATGGATAAGTGGTTCTCAACCATCTCATCCATGGCAGACAAATGCAGAGAAAACCGTAAGGACTGATAATATGTCCCAGCAGAACAGGATAAGTATGGAACATGGTGCTGGCGGTCAGTTCATGCAGGAACTCATTGGAGGCATTATCCTGAAAAACATTTCCAGACGTTCAGCCGGAACAGTCGGTCTTGATGACCTCGATGACGGTTCAACCATCTCGATACCTGAAGGAATGGGAGATGACTATGAGTTAGTTATGACAACTGACAGTCATGTTGTTGACCCTCTCTTTTTCCCTGGCGGAGATATTGGAAGGATTGCTGTATGCGGTACTGTGAATGATCTTACTGTTATGGGTGCAAAGCCGCTGGCTCTGACCTGTGCGATCATTGTTCCTGAAGGTTTTGAGCTGTCTTCATTTGAAGAGATTATCAAGTCTATGAACCTCGCAGCAGAAGAGGCTGAGGTTGCCATAATAACCGGTGACACCAAGACAATTCAGGGTAATAAACTGGATTCCATGATAATCAACACAACAGGTGTTGGAGTTGCTCCTAAAGTTGTCAGGGACAATGGACTTTCTCCTGATGATGTTATCATTGTCACAGGTAACCTTGGTGACCACGGGATAGCTTTACTTTCCCACAGGGAAGGATTTGATTTTGAGACAAAGCTTGTATCTGATGTTGCTCCTGTTAGTGGACTCCTGAAAGCTCCCCTTGAACTGAGAACTGAAGACGGCCAGCCGGTGATTTGTGCCATGAAAGACCCCACACGTGGAGGTCTGGCTTCCTGCATCAATGAGATGGCTCAGAAAAGTGATGTCGGTATAATCCTTGAAGAAAGCGATATCCCAATTGATATGGTTGTAAGTACAGCATGTGAAATGCTTGGACTGAATCCCCTTGAGATTGCCAATGAAGGAAAGGCTGTGATAGGGGTTCGTCCTGAATACGCTGAGCAGGTTCTTGAGCTTCTGAAGTCTCACAAATATGGTCTGAATGCCAGGATAGTTGGTAAGGCTGTCAGTGAGCACAAGGGTAAGGTTCTGCTCAGGACATCCATTGGAAGCCTGCGTCAGCTTGGAATGCCTGTTGGCGATCCGATTCCAAGAGTCTGCTAA
- the hypB gene encoding hydrogenase nickel incorporation protein HypB: protein MLMHVINVGHDVLKANDKLAAKNQKLLDKNGVLAINFMGAIGSGKTTIIEKTVENLGDKYRLAVIAGDVIADMDAGRIAKLGVTTIPVNTGRECHLDAKLVEKALKSIDLADVDILLMENVGNLICPADYKLGEHLRVVVVSVTEGDDIVLKHPMIFKHTDIAIIHKKDLAEAVFASAEKMEADARHLNPDIPVLKTSIHDAQSMDKWFSTISSMADKCRENRKD from the coding sequence ATGTTAATGCATGTGATCAATGTGGGCCATGATGTTCTCAAGGCAAACGATAAGCTTGCAGCCAAGAACCAGAAACTTCTTGATAAGAATGGTGTTCTTGCGATCAATTTCATGGGAGCTATTGGTTCCGGGAAGACTACCATCATTGAAAAGACAGTTGAGAACCTGGGTGACAAATATCGCCTTGCTGTTATTGCAGGTGATGTGATAGCTGACATGGATGCCGGAAGAATAGCAAAGCTCGGTGTTACAACAATTCCTGTGAACACCGGAAGGGAATGCCATCTTGATGCAAAGCTTGTTGAAAAGGCATTAAAGTCCATTGACCTTGCGGATGTAGATATCCTGCTTATGGAAAATGTTGGAAATCTCATCTGCCCTGCAGACTACAAACTTGGTGAACATCTGCGTGTTGTGGTTGTGAGTGTCACTGAAGGTGATGATATTGTCCTGAAACATCCGATGATATTCAAGCATACGGACATTGCAATCATCCACAAAAAAGATCTTGCAGAGGCTGTGTTTGCCAGTGCGGAAAAGATGGAGGCAGATGCCAGGCACCTGAATCCTGATATTCCAGTTCTTAAAACTTCCATTCATGATGCGCAAAGCATGGATAAGTGGTTCTCAACCATCTCATCCATGGCAGACAAATGCAGAGAAAACCGTAAGGACTGA
- a CDS encoding hydrogenase/urease maturation nickel metallochaperone HypA, with protein sequence MHEYSLACEIMDNVISIAEENAAKGVNSITVGVGRLTHVNPDQIMFCLETLREDNVSKGAQIIINEIYPEMQCECGFCEDGKKLCFVDDEIIDDIRTFLDVQCPQCGQTMHASGGHELVIESIDIEQ encoded by the coding sequence GTGCATGAATACTCGCTTGCATGTGAGATCATGGATAATGTGATCTCTATTGCAGAAGAAAATGCCGCAAAAGGTGTGAACTCTATAACCGTAGGTGTAGGAAGACTTACACATGTGAATCCGGACCAGATAATGTTCTGTCTTGAGACATTAAGGGAAGATAATGTTTCAAAGGGTGCACAGATCATCATTAACGAAATTTATCCAGAAATGCAGTGTGAGTGTGGATTTTGCGAAGATGGTAAGAAATTATGTTTTGTTGATGACGAAATAATCGATGATATCAGGACTTTCCTGGATGTTCAGTGTCCGCAGTGCGGTCAAACGATGCATGCATCAGGTGGCCATGAACTTGTCATCGAGAGTATTGATATTGAACAGTAG
- the hypD gene encoding hydrogenase formation protein HypD — protein sequence MSAESELLEKIRVLSRPVRIMHICGTHERTISRYGLRDVLPAEIEVLSGPGCPVCVTPEEEIDRAIALAESGVIITSFGDMMRVPGSNGSLMDARSRGCDVRMVYSIDDAIAIAKKDPRSKVVFFAIGFETTAPTNAAAILRNPPENFSLLLSHKLTIPAVSELIKEIEVDAFIAPGHVCTIIGVHPFQQFAEQGFPIVAAGFEAVDLLLSIVMILEQMNGSGKYSAENAYPRAVRDEGNVRAQEMMYRVFEITDSQWRGLGTIKGSGLKLNPEFAKYDASVIYADLISEKMKNISYEKSASSLCHCAEILKGKEKPDNCPLFSKKCTPSTPVGSCMVSQEGMCYNWYRYRGADSA from the coding sequence ATGTCTGCCGAGTCAGAACTCCTGGAAAAGATACGTGTGCTCTCAAGACCTGTCCGGATAATGCACATCTGCGGCACTCATGAGAGAACTATTTCCCGTTATGGACTACGTGATGTTCTGCCTGCGGAAATAGAAGTGCTCAGTGGTCCTGGCTGTCCTGTATGTGTAACCCCTGAAGAAGAGATTGACAGGGCTATCGCACTGGCAGAATCAGGTGTGATAATCACTTCTTTTGGTGATATGATGCGTGTTCCAGGCAGCAATGGCAGTCTTATGGATGCCAGGTCAAGGGGCTGTGATGTCAGAATGGTATACAGCATAGATGATGCCATTGCCATTGCAAAGAAAGACCCTCGTAGCAAGGTAGTGTTCTTTGCCATCGGTTTTGAGACGACTGCACCCACAAATGCAGCGGCCATCCTGCGCAACCCGCCAGAGAACTTCAGTCTGCTGCTGTCACACAAACTCACTATCCCTGCCGTTTCAGAACTCATTAAAGAGATAGAAGTTGATGCTTTCATAGCTCCAGGGCATGTTTGTACTATCATTGGAGTTCATCCGTTCCAGCAGTTTGCTGAACAGGGTTTTCCAATAGTTGCAGCAGGCTTTGAAGCGGTTGATCTGCTTCTCTCCATTGTTATGATATTAGAGCAGATGAACGGTTCCGGGAAGTACTCAGCTGAGAATGCATATCCAAGAGCTGTCAGGGATGAAGGCAATGTGCGGGCCCAAGAAATGATGTATCGGGTCTTTGAGATCACGGATTCACAATGGCGCGGCCTTGGAACAATAAAGGGATCCGGACTGAAACTGAATCCCGAGTTTGCAAAATATGATGCTTCAGTGATCTATGCAGATCTCATCAGTGAAAAGATGAAGAATATATCTTATGAAAAATCCGCATCATCACTTTGTCACTGTGCCGAGATCCTGAAGGGTAAGGAAAAACCTGATAATTGTCCGTTATTTTCAAAGAAATGTACTCCATCAACTCCGGTTGGTTCATGCATGGTAAGCCAGGAAGGCATGTGCTATAACTGGTACCGCTACAGAGGTGCTGATAGTGCATGA
- a CDS encoding HypC/HybG/HupF family hydrogenase formation chaperone — MCIAIPGKVTSLLDEYTAMVDFGGVERQIKLDLLGGCDDALLGQYVLVHVGYAISLLTEEEGKETLALIEELMEGE, encoded by the coding sequence ATGTGTATTGCAATTCCTGGCAAAGTGACTTCATTGCTGGATGAATATACTGCCATGGTCGATTTCGGCGGCGTGGAAAGGCAGATCAAGCTCGACCTTCTTGGCGGCTGCGATGATGCACTCCTTGGGCAGTATGTTCTCGTGCATGTTGGCTATGCTATCTCTTTGCTTACTGAAGAAGAAGGGAAAGAAACCCTTGCGCTCATTGAAGAGCTTATGGAAGGCGAATAA